TCTTGAAGGAGCTCATCACGAGCCACACGATGGGGTACGTCGTCATCACCGCGAATGCCCCGAGCCCCAGGTAGGCCAGCCCCTTTGCGACCGCCCGCGCCATCACTCTCGCCCCCCGAAGCGGACCTCGAGCACCCGCAGCAGCACGATGAGCGCCAGGCTCAGCACCACCATGAACGTCGAGATGGCGTTGGCCAGCGGGTAATCGGGCGCCCCCCTGAACGCCGTGTCGTACATGTACAGCGACAGCACCGACGTGCGTCGGGCGGGGTTGCCCGCTGTCATCGCGAAGATGAGGTCGAAGCTCTTGAGCGACCCCGAGATGGCCAGGATGGCCGCCGTCACGATGACCCCGGAGAGGCCGGGCACGATGACGTAGCGCATCACCTGGGTCTCGGTCGCCCCGTCGATCTTGGCCGCCTCGATGACCTGGGGGTCGATCTTCTGCAGGCTGCCGAGGAAGATGATGAGATACGTCCCCGTGTACATCCATAGCATGACGAAGAGCACCGGCAGCATCGCGGTCCTCGGATTGAGGAAGAGCGTATTCTCCCACCCGGGGAAGATGGATTGCATCAACGTCGTGAAGGGCCCGTAGGGGGAGAAGAACGACTGCCACAGGATGCCCACGACGATGGTGGAGATGACCGACGGCAGGTAGATGACGGTCTGGAAGAAGTCCCGCCACCGTACCAGGTTGCGCCAGAGGACGTACGCCACCACGAAGCCCAACGGGATCTGGCCCAAGAGTGAGATGAGGATGATGTAGACGTTGTTGCGCAGGGAGATCCAGAAGAACCGGTCCTGAAACATCCGGACGTAGTGGGTCAGGCCCACGAAGCGGACCGGCGACTCGGCCGAGAGGAGAGGCCCGCCTTGGTAGTCGCTGACGCTGAGGCCCACCGAGAAGAGCGTCGGAAACGCCACGACGGCCCAGTAGATCAGCACGGCCGGCAAGACCAGGAGCAGGTAGGCGAGGCGCTGCTCCCGATGGGTCGTTCGCCGCACGTTTCTCTCCCCTCCGCCCATGCCTCGGGCCATGCAGGAGGCGGCGGGCCGCCACCCGAGACGTGACGGCCCGCGCCCGCCCCCTTGCTGCTGCCCTTACCGCGAAGCCCTCCACGCCTCCAGGGCCCGCTGCACGGAGGCGGCCACTTGCTCCGGCGTCGAGAGCCCCAGCCCTATCTCCTGCAGCCCCACGTTGAGCGGCCCGTAGACCTGCGCGTCGAGGACGTTGTCGAGCACGTAGGTCCCGCCCACCCGCTCGTAGAAGCGGGCGCGCTCCTGGGCCAAGGGCTCGAGGCGGTCGCTGGTGACGTTCTTGCGGGAGGGGAAGGCCGCACCCGTCTCGAGCCGGATCCGCTGCACCTCGGGCGACGTGAGCCACTGGATGAGGCGCCACGCCGCTCGCTCCTTGGCCGACCCCGCCGGGATGCTGGCGCTCATGGCGAAGCCGACGCCCGGCACCATGGACGTGGTGCGGTGCACCACCTCGCCCGGTATCGCCGGGAAGACCGTCAGGACGAACTCGTGCTGCCGGTCGGGCGGGATGAGGGCCTCCCCGGTGGTGGGGTCGGTGAGGAAGTTGCTCGTCTTCCAGTCGCCGTCCACCAGGAAGGGCGCCCGTCCCGACGCGAACAGCCCGTTGACCTCGTTGTACGAGGTCTGGAAGATGCGCCGGTTGAGGACCCCGTCGTCGAAGAGCGACCGGTAGAAGCGCAGCGCCCGCACGAAGGGCTCGTCGGTGAAACGGGCCTGCCCGGCCAGCACCCGGTCGATGAAGTCGTCGCCGGCGAGGCGCCCCACGATCATGCTGAACAGCGTCGACTGCACCACCCAGTCGTCCTGCGCCCCCATCAGGATGACGTCCTTGCCGGCAGCCCGAAGGGCCGGCACCATGGCCTTGAGCTCCTCGTAGGTCGTCGGCACGGGCAGCCCCAGGCTGTCGAGCAGGCCCTTGTTGACGTAGAGGACGTGGGTGGCGGTGATGGCGATGGGCAGCTCGGCCAGGTAGCCACCCGCCTGCGGGGCGAGGGCTGCCTCGTGGAACTCCCGCGCCATGTCCCCGAGGAATGGCGTCAGATCCTTGACGAGGCGCTTGGTGTGCAGCGTGCTCGAGCGCCCGCCGGGCCACATGTAGATGACGTCGGGCAATCGGCCGGCGGCCGCGTAGGCCTCCAGCTTCTGGTGGAAGGGTTCGCCGAACATGTCCTCGCGCTCGAGGATGATGTCGGGGTTGGCGCGTTCGAAGGCCTTCCAGACCTCTTCGATCTCCCGGTGGGCCGCCGGACTCGTGGCATCCAGGTAGTTGTAGACCGTGAGGCGGATGGGCTGGTTGGACCCGGCGGATGCAACGGGTACCAGGGTGGCCACGAGGGCCACCAGCGACGCCATGGCGACGAAACCCTTGACGAGGCCTCTGTCGAGACGCACGGAACTCTCCCCCTCTCGAAGCGTCCGATGCCGTCAGCCAAGACCGATCCACGGCGGACGGGCGCGCTCGCCGCCTGGTCGCTCGCCGGTCGCGGGGCGCCGCCCGCCGGTCGCCGGTCGCCGTGTCCCACCTACCCGCTCTCCCTATCTGCTCCCGTACCCGCTCCTCTGACCGCCTCCTCTCCTTGGTCCCGTGACGTCTGCGGCCCTCCGGCTGCGCCCGGGGCGGGCGCCGGCCGCCACGACGACAGGTCGATGGCCCCGGGGCTGAACCACCGATCCACCACGAACCCGATGGCACCCAGCAGCTCGGAGTCGTCCCCCAGGCTGGAGCCCCGTATCGTGACGGGCATGTGCAGGCCCGTGCGCTGAGCGGTGGCCTGGTGGCGGGCCTCGATGGTCTGGAGGAAGTCGCCGCCGATCTGACCCCAGACGCCCCCGATGACGACCATCTGGAGGTCGAGCAGCATGCCGGCGTACACCACCGCGTGCGCCAGCGCCGACGCCGCCTCGTCGACCAGCTGGCGGGCCACGGGGTCGCCCGCCTGAGCGCGTTGGAAGAAGGCAGGTTTGTCGACCGCCTGGCCCGTGCGGTGGCGGTAGCGCTCCAGCACGTCCTGGAGGTTGACGTAGGTCTCCAGGCATCCGGCGTGACCACAACGGCACGGGTGCCCGTGCTCCACGACGGTGACGTGCCCGATCTCGCCCGCCATCCCGCGCGGGCCCGAGATGAGGCGGCCGTCGACGAGGATGCCGGCGCCCACGCCCGCCTCGGTCTTGAGGAACATGAGCGTCTCGTGACGGGGCGCCGGGCCGAACCAGAGCTCGGCCATGGCGGCGGCGTTGGCATCGTTTTGGACGACGACGGGCAGCCCCAGGAGTCGCTCGAGCCGCTCGGCGGCCGGCACGTCCCGCCAGCCCAGGTTGACGGAGCGGACCACCACGCCCCTGCCGGCGTCCACGACCCCCGCCACGCCGACGCCAACGCCCAGGACGCGGCGCCGGTCGACGCCTGCCTGGCGGATGAGCCCGTCGAGCTCCCGGGCCAGCTCCCGGATGAGCCCCTCGGGCTCGAGGTCGAAGGGCGGGTAGGCGCGCCTCCCGAGGGGCGCCCCCCGCAGGTCGCTGAGAAGGCACGAGACGCGGTCACGTTGGACCTGCACGCCGACGGCGTAGAGCTTGGCCTCGTCGATCTGGAGCAGCACGGGGCGTCGCCCGCCGGTCGACTCGCCCCGACGCACCTCGACGACGAGGCCGCGCTCGATGAGGCGGGCCACGATGCGGGAGACGGTCGGCGGGCTCATCCCCGTCAGGCGGGTCAGCCGGGCTCGCGAGCACGGCCCCTCGCGGTGGAGCGTCCGCAGGATGGCGGCGGCGTTGAGGGATCGCAGCAGGCTGGTGCCGCTGGCCGCGGCGCGGACAGCTGCAGAGCGGGGGCGCTTACTTTGTTGTCGACTGTCATGATTGTGCGCCATGGCGCGGACCTCACGGCACAGGCTCATATCCCATTCTTAAAGCGTTTGTCCCGTCCGACACGCATTGGCGCGCCGAGCAGGTAAGTTTCAGTCTGCAACATCTCAGGCCCACATTACCACGCCCGCCGTCTTCTTGCAAGCCCTTTCCGTCGATGAAGCCGAAGGGCTGGCGGCACGTGCGGGCGCCGGCGGGCGCTGACGGGCGCCGACGCGCGCCGACGGGGCCCCGCGAAGGTGACCGTCGGCCCTACGGGGGTCGCGATGGGTGCGGGTTCGCGAGAGTAGGGGTCTTTAAATAGGTATTTAAATTCCGCCGGGTGTCGAGACCGATACCCCCTGCACCGCCCGCGCCCCGCCGACCGCCGCTTGCGGCGCCTCGTGGGACGGTGGCGGCACGGCGCGGCGCCCGGAGGCGCCACGGACAGGGAGCGCCGGCGAGGGAGGCGCTGGCGGCGCCCTCATAACGCTGCCAGCGCCTCGACCAGCCGCCTCGCCTCCCGCAGGCCGTAGACCACGCGGTTGCGGCCCCTCACCAGCGAGTTGGTCGCGAAGAAGGCCTCGACGCTCTCCTCGGGCGACTCCGCCAGTCGCTCCGCCGCCACCGCCAGGTCCGGCAGCGGCGGGACCGGCAGGGCCGGATCCTGCCGGAATGCGCCCTCCCGGGCGAAGTGCAGCCGCACCAGGATGCGGCTGACCTTCATCAGCGTCTCGTTGAGGGGCCCGACGCCGATCCGCCCCGCCTGGCGCGCCGTCTCCATCGACTCGAGCGCGGCCTCGAGCCGGTCGAGTTCGTCGAAGACGCCGTCCAGCACCGACCTCGCCGCCGGCCGGCCTTCCAGCTTCCTCGCGTACGCTTGCGCCGCCTGACGCATGTCGGCCACCGCCGCCCGCACGTCCAGCGGCAACACTTCCGCATTGGCCAGTCGCCACACGGCAAGGGCGTAGATGCGGGTGTCCCGCACCAGCAGCTCCCGGTCGGCCACCTCCAGATCGTCGTCCTCGGTGTGCCACTCGACGTTGCCGCCACACCCGCCCACGCCGTAGTAGCCCTTCGCCCGCCGGATCTCTTCGGGCATCGTCGACGAGAGCATGAAGGCCGCGCTGATCCCCAGGTTGTTGAAGGAGTAGTCGCCCGCACGGGGCGGCCGCCCGCCCCCGACCTCCTGCCCCGTCAGGTCCCGCACGACCTCCTTGACCAGCCCCTCCAGCTCCGGCGTCCACGACACGTCTTGGAGCACCTCGGCCCACCGGCAGCCGGGGGAGTCGCAGTTGACGTGCGCCACGCACCGCTCGGCCAGCTCCACCCCAAAGGCGTCGGCGTACCACGTCGAGCCGGCGTAGCGCCCCTGGGAGTGCCCCGGCCACCAGGCCACCCGCACGCTGCGCCGCAGCGCCGCCCGGTGCTGCCAGAGCGCCCGGGCGATCTCCAGCAGCGCGCCGTCCCCTACCGCGTTGTCGCCGACCCCGACGTGCCACGAGTCGAGGTGCCCGTGCAGCAGCACGAACCGCTCCGGCTCCACCGCCCCCGGGATGGTGGCCACCACCACGGGGCACGGATACAGCCCCTCCTCCAGGCGGGTCACCACCGTCACCTCGAGCCGGCGCCCGCCCCCCGCCGCCTCCCGGGCGGCCGCCGCCAGGCGCTCGCCGTCGGAGCGACTGACCGCCGCCACCGCCAGCTTGGGCCGCCGGTGCTGGTTGTCCAGGTCGGGCCCGCCCCAGACGGGCGTGCAGATGGCCTCGTGGATGCGCTCCCCCGGGCTGATGAAGATGGCCGCTACCGCACCTCGGGCCTCCAGGTCGGTCACCTTCTGCGGCAGGGGCAGCCCCTCGGTGAGGGCGACCGCGCCCTCCAGGTCACGCCGCCCGCTTCCATCCAACCCTGACTCGAAGAGATCCGCGCTCCCCCGGGCGAACCCCGACGGGACGTAGACGAGCGGGCCCCGCCGCCCGCCGGGCCCGGTGGAGGCCGAGAAGGACGGGGTCTTGGCCCGGATGGCCGCCTGGCCCGGCGCATCCACCCGCACCTCGGCCCCTCTCGGCAGGCTCAGGTAGAGGGTCGGCGTGTAGACCTCGACCGGCACGCCGGCCTCCCGCAGGCGCTCGACGACGTACCGGGCAGCTCTGCGCTCGTCTTCGCTGCCCGACTCCCGCACCAGCGTGGCGAACCGCTCCACCAGCCGCCACGCCTCGTCGCCGGTGATGCTGGCCATCAACGCCCGCTCGTCCGGGCTCAGTCGGCGCCACTCTCGTGGGGTCGTATCGTCTTGTCTCTCCCGACTCACCTGCGTCGTCTCGTTGCTTCGCATCGGCTGCATCGCCTGCCTCGCGTCGCCTCGCCCCGTCACCCGGCCGCACGCTCCCCCCGCGGCTGCCCCAGTCGCCTCGCCAGCCCGTGCAGCCACCGCACCATCGAAATCTCGAAGTCCAGCACGCCCTGGACCGTGCAGTACTCGTCGGTGGAGTGCTGGCGCCCCCCGTGGCCCATGCCGCCCGTCACGTACGGCATCCCCAGCACCCGTTCGAAGACGTAGTACGGCGCCGAGCCCGGGTTGAGGGGCCACACCTGCGGCGGCGCCCCCATCTCCTGGTACGTCTCCACCATCGCCTGCACCGCCGGCTCGTGCAGGCTCACCTTGGACCACGGATAGGTGTTGAGCACCCGCATCTCGATGTCGGCGTAGCCGTGCCGGTCCAGGTGCGCCCGGATGGCCTGCGCCACCCGCTCCGGGTCCATCCGGGGCACCAGGCGCACGTCCATCTTGGCCAGCGCGCGGTGCGGCAGCAGCGTCTTGGTGCCCTCGCCGACGTATCCGCCCACGATGCCGTCGATGTTGAGCTGCGGCTGGGCAAACAGCCGCTCCCACAGCGGCAGCCCCCGCAGCCCGCCCTTGAAGCGCCGCACGTGCTCGAACGCCATGAACGGCCGCTCGTCGAGCCGCCCGCTGGCCACCTGCTCCTCGAGCAGCCGGCGCTCCTCCTCGGGCAACGGCTCGGCGCCATCGAAGAAGCCCTCGACGCGCACCTGCTCGTCGGCGTCGACCATCGTGGCCAGGGCCTGCACCAGCCGCCACGCCGGGTTGGCCACCCAGGCGTTGTAGGAGCCGTGGATGCCCCGCTCGGTGGGCCCGCCCCAGTCGCCGCCGCGGCACTCGAGCTCGAAGTAGACGATGCCCTTGGTGCCCAGGGTCAGCCAGGGCACGCCCTCCTCGTCCTGGCTGAAGAAGGGGAAGAGCACCGCCTGCGCCGCCTTGAGCTCCCCGGCGTGCGCCTCGACGAAGGGCAGGAAGTGCCGGCTGCCCATCTCCTCCTCGCCCTCGATGGCGAAGATGAGGTTGACGGGCAGCCGCCCGGCCGCCGCCTGATACCCGGCCACCGCCCGGAAGAAGGCGGCCAGCGGCCCCTTGGTGTTGACCGCGCCCCGTGCGATGATGCTGGGGCCCAGCCGGGGCAGCTCCCGGATCTCGGCGCCCCAGGGATCCGAGCTCCAGTTGGGCTCGTCGGCCGGCATCACGTCGTACATGCCGTAGACCAGCACCGTGTGGGGCGCCCCCTGGTCGAGTCGCCCGTAGACGATGGGATGCCCCGCCGTGGGCACCACTCGCGCCTGTCCGCCCAGGGCCCGCACGAAGCCGGCCACCTGTTCGGCCGTCTCCTGGATGCCCTCGCCCGTGTAGCTGACGCTGGGCGTGCGCAGGAAGGCGCGCACCGCCTCCAGGTCCTCGCGGAAATGGGCCCGCAGGTGCTCGATGACACGCTCGATGACTGGCTCGTCGAATCGCTCGTGGACCCCGTCGTTGACTCGCTCGTCGCTCATGGCCTCACATCCCACTCCGAGGCTCGAAACTCGAACGGCACGATGGACGGATCGGCGTCGACCAGGCGCACGTTGACCGCGGCCAGCATGTTGGGGTAGTAGAGGAAGACCGCCGGCACCCGCTCCTGGAAGAGCACCTGCAGCCGGTCGTAGAGCTCCTTGCGCCGGGCGGGGTCGCGCTCGGCGGCCGCCGCGTCGATGAGCGCGTCCACCTCCGGGTCGGAGAAGTTGGAGAGGTTGTACTGTCCGCCGGTGCGGAACGTGGAGCTGACGTGGTCCGGGTCGAAGGTGTCGGTCCAGCCCAACACCACCAGATCGAAGTCGTCGCTGAAGACCCGGCTCAGCACCGTCGGGAAGTCCAGGCGCTGGATGCGCACCTGCATGCCGACAGCCTGCAGATTGGCCTGGATGATGGCCGCCGTCTGCTCCCGCAGCGTGTTGCCCGTCGGCACCAGCAGCTCCACCGTGCGCCCGCGCTCCCAGCCCGCCTGGCTCAGCAGGGCGCGGGCCGCGGCGGGGTCGTGGGGGATGGGGTCGAGGTCCCGGTTTTCGTATGGCGTCACCGGCGAGAACGGCCCCCGCGCCCGCACCGCCTGCCCCTTGTAGAGCTGCTGTACCATCAGGTCGACGTCGACGGCCATCGCGATGGCTCGCCGCACCCGCACGTCCTGGAAGTAGGGGCGGGCGTGGTTGATGGCGAGGAACTGGTACCCCAGGGACGGCTCCGTGACGGGGCGCAGGTGGGCCGCCCGCTTCACCAGCTCCCAGTCTTGCAGCGGCACCTCGCCGATGCCCGGCCCCGCCACCACGTCGATCTCTCCGTTGATGAGGGCCGCAGCGATGGAGGGCGCCGGAGCGATGCGGATCAGGATGCGATCCACCCTGGCCGGGCCTCGATAGTAGTGGTCGTATCGCTCGAGCTCGACGTACTGGTCGGTCACGTACCGCACGAAGCGAAACGGCCCGCTCCCCACCGTCGGGCGCAGCAGCGCATCGGCCCGCGCCAGCTGCTCCGGCGAGAGCCCTTCCAGCAGGTGCTTGGGGATGACGAAGACCCCCGTACCGAACTGCTCCAGGAACCTGGCCGGGTCGACCGCCGTCTTGGTGGTGATGGCGATGGTGTGGGCGTCGATGACCCTGACGCCCGGGATGGTGGCCCCCATCTTCTTGCCGTTGGCGTCCAGCCCCTCGATGGACTTGATGGCGTTGCCCCGGTTGGTCTGGACGCCCGGTGTGGCGATGGTCTCGATGGTGAAGCG
This genomic interval from Limnochorda sp. LNt contains the following:
- a CDS encoding carbohydrate ABC transporter permease; translation: MRRTTHREQRLAYLLLVLPAVLIYWAVVAFPTLFSVGLSVSDYQGGPLLSAESPVRFVGLTHYVRMFQDRFFWISLRNNVYIILISLLGQIPLGFVVAYVLWRNLVRWRDFFQTVIYLPSVISTIVVGILWQSFFSPYGPFTTLMQSIFPGWENTLFLNPRTAMLPVLFVMLWMYTGTYLIIFLGSLQKIDPQVIEAAKIDGATETQVMRYVIVPGLSGVIVTAAILAISGSLKSFDLIFAMTAGNPARRTSVLSLYMYDTAFRGAPDYPLANAISTFMVVLSLALIVLLRVLEVRFGGRE
- a CDS encoding ABC transporter substrate-binding protein encodes the protein MRLDRGLVKGFVAMASLVALVATLVPVASAGSNQPIRLTVYNYLDATSPAAHREIEEVWKAFERANPDIILEREDMFGEPFHQKLEAYAAAGRLPDVIYMWPGGRSSTLHTKRLVKDLTPFLGDMAREFHEAALAPQAGGYLAELPIAITATHVLYVNKGLLDSLGLPVPTTYEELKAMVPALRAAGKDVILMGAQDDWVVQSTLFSMIVGRLAGDDFIDRVLAGQARFTDEPFVRALRFYRSLFDDGVLNRRIFQTSYNEVNGLFASGRAPFLVDGDWKTSNFLTDPTTGEALIPPDRQHEFVLTVFPAIPGEVVHRTTSMVPGVGFAMSASIPAGSAKERAAWRLIQWLTSPEVQRIRLETGAAFPSRKNVTSDRLEPLAQERARFYERVGGTYVLDNVLDAQVYGPLNVGLQEIGLGLSTPEQVAASVQRALEAWRASR
- a CDS encoding ROK family transcriptional regulator, whose protein sequence is MAHNHDSRQQSKRPRSAAVRAAASGTSLLRSLNAAAILRTLHREGPCSRARLTRLTGMSPPTVSRIVARLIERGLVVEVRRGESTGGRRPVLLQIDEAKLYAVGVQVQRDRVSCLLSDLRGAPLGRRAYPPFDLEPEGLIRELARELDGLIRQAGVDRRRVLGVGVGVAGVVDAGRGVVVRSVNLGWRDVPAAERLERLLGLPVVVQNDANAAAMAELWFGPAPRHETLMFLKTEAGVGAGILVDGRLISGPRGMAGEIGHVTVVEHGHPCRCGHAGCLETYVNLQDVLERYRHRTGQAVDKPAFFQRAQAGDPVARQLVDEAASALAHAVVYAGMLLDLQMVVIGGVWGQIGGDFLQTIEARHQATAQRTGLHMPVTIRGSSLGDDSELLGAIGFVVDRWFSPGAIDLSSWRPAPAPGAAGGPQTSRDQGEEAVRGAGTGADRESG
- a CDS encoding M28 family peptidase, whose product is MQPMRSNETTQVSRERQDDTTPREWRRLSPDERALMASITGDEAWRLVERFATLVRESGSEDERRAARYVVERLREAGVPVEVYTPTLYLSLPRGAEVRVDAPGQAAIRAKTPSFSASTGPGGRRGPLVYVPSGFARGSADLFESGLDGSGRRDLEGAVALTEGLPLPQKVTDLEARGAVAAIFISPGERIHEAICTPVWGGPDLDNQHRRPKLAVAAVSRSDGERLAAAAREAAGGGRRLEVTVVTRLEEGLYPCPVVVATIPGAVEPERFVLLHGHLDSWHVGVGDNAVGDGALLEIARALWQHRAALRRSVRVAWWPGHSQGRYAGSTWYADAFGVELAERCVAHVNCDSPGCRWAEVLQDVSWTPELEGLVKEVVRDLTGQEVGGGRPPRAGDYSFNNLGISAAFMLSSTMPEEIRRAKGYYGVGGCGGNVEWHTEDDDLEVADRELLVRDTRIYALAVWRLANAEVLPLDVRAAVADMRQAAQAYARKLEGRPAARSVLDGVFDELDRLEAALESMETARQAGRIGVGPLNETLMKVSRILVRLHFAREGAFRQDPALPVPPLPDLAVAAERLAESPEESVEAFFATNSLVRGRNRVVYGLREARRLVEALAAL
- a CDS encoding M20/M25/M40 family metallo-hydrolase, with amino-acid sequence MSDERVNDGVHERFDEPVIERVIEHLRAHFREDLEAVRAFLRTPSVSYTGEGIQETAEQVAGFVRALGGQARVVPTAGHPIVYGRLDQGAPHTVLVYGMYDVMPADEPNWSSDPWGAEIRELPRLGPSIIARGAVNTKGPLAAFFRAVAGYQAAAGRLPVNLIFAIEGEEEMGSRHFLPFVEAHAGELKAAQAVLFPFFSQDEEGVPWLTLGTKGIVYFELECRGGDWGGPTERGIHGSYNAWVANPAWRLVQALATMVDADEQVRVEGFFDGAEPLPEEERRLLEEQVASGRLDERPFMAFEHVRRFKGGLRGLPLWERLFAQPQLNIDGIVGGYVGEGTKTLLPHRALAKMDVRLVPRMDPERVAQAIRAHLDRHGYADIEMRVLNTYPWSKVSLHEPAVQAMVETYQEMGAPPQVWPLNPGSAPYYVFERVLGMPYVTGGMGHGGRQHSTDEYCTVQGVLDFEISMVRWLHGLARRLGQPRGERAAG
- a CDS encoding ABC transporter substrate-binding protein, with the protein product MRGRKRVAVEVVVGLALLVVSSLALAPLVGMAGAAEAGKVIRVGLWSAPGSLSAINADSSYGYFVVHFIYDSLVEMRPDMSFRPRLARSWEISADGRTYTFHLDPRATWHDGRPITAEDVRFTIETIATPGVQTNRGNAIKSIEGLDANGKKMGATIPGVRVIDAHTIAITTKTAVDPARFLEQFGTGVFVIPKHLLEGLSPEQLARADALLRPTVGSGPFRFVRYVTDQYVELERYDHYYRGPARVDRILIRIAPAPSIAAALINGEIDVVAGPGIGEVPLQDWELVKRAAHLRPVTEPSLGYQFLAINHARPYFQDVRVRRAIAMAVDVDLMVQQLYKGQAVRARGPFSPVTPYENRDLDPIPHDPAAARALLSQAGWERGRTVELLVPTGNTLREQTAAIIQANLQAVGMQVRIQRLDFPTVLSRVFSDDFDLVVLGWTDTFDPDHVSSTFRTGGQYNLSNFSDPEVDALIDAAAAERDPARRKELYDRLQVLFQERVPAVFLYYPNMLAAVNVRLVDADPSIVPFEFRASEWDVRP